Proteins encoded by one window of Dialister pneumosintes:
- the speC gene encoding ornithine decarboxylase, with product MKPFKLAYSEKACSLLNPISEREIVDVRCTDFVDVAAVVVAVEDAQVLRDKPFIKALELPVFVVTSEGESIPDDMMKYAYGVFDLDPLNRDMYDTQIECAATRYEKKVVPPFARALMEYVKVGYSSFDTPGHEGGQYFLKHPAGYALYNFFGENLFKADISCGVPELGDLMIHEGVAVDAEKHAAHVFNADKTYFIMNGTSSANKVVLNSVLAPGDIVLYDRNNHKSVSHGALIEAGATPVYLETARNPFGSIGGIISHCFTEEHIRKIIAERDPVKAQEKRPVRLAVIQLGTYDGCIYSARQVIDKIGHLCDYILFDSAWVGYEQFIPMMKDCSPLLLELGPEDPGIFVTQSVHKQLLGFSMTSQVHKKDSHIKGQDRYVPHKRVNNCYMMHTSTSPFYPLFAALDVNARVQEGEAGKLLWANAMKVAVEARKSILKNCHYLRPLVPPMVHGKKWEEGDTDKMINDMAYWTFEPGAKWHGFEGYSEGQYFVDPCKIQFVTGGIDIETGEYENFGIPANVLMTYLRANQIIPEKCDLNDILFLVTPADTKAKMDDLIAKLIRFEQLIDEDRPMSEVLPAVYYANEQKYRGYTMRRLCREMHEFYKNRKVNVLQRRMFLRNYLPAYAMLPQDANYEFIRGHGELVRLSEITGRIALEGALPYPPGVLCVQPGERWSETVTQYFLALEEGINQLPGFTPEIQGVYFQDEADGSRRAYGYVLKKEYEK from the coding sequence ATGAAACCATTTAAATTAGCTTATTCTGAGAAAGCTTGTTCTTTATTGAATCCCATATCAGAAAGAGAGATAGTTGATGTAAGATGTACGGATTTTGTAGATGTGGCAGCTGTTGTTGTTGCCGTAGAAGATGCACAAGTATTAAGAGATAAACCTTTTATAAAAGCATTAGAACTACCTGTGTTTGTAGTTACTTCTGAAGGAGAGTCAATTCCTGATGATATGATGAAATATGCATATGGTGTATTTGATTTAGACCCATTAAATAGAGATATGTATGATACACAAATTGAATGTGCCGCTACTCGATATGAAAAAAAGGTAGTACCTCCTTTTGCTAGAGCTTTAATGGAGTATGTAAAAGTGGGATATTCCTCCTTTGATACACCGGGGCATGAAGGTGGGCAGTATTTTTTAAAACATCCGGCAGGATATGCTTTATATAATTTCTTTGGTGAAAATTTGTTTAAGGCAGACATTAGTTGCGGTGTTCCGGAATTGGGAGACTTAATGATTCATGAAGGTGTTGCTGTAGATGCGGAAAAACATGCGGCACATGTATTTAATGCAGATAAGACCTATTTTATTATGAATGGTACTTCGTCTGCTAATAAGGTTGTATTAAATTCCGTATTAGCACCCGGGGATATTGTTCTTTATGATCGTAATAATCACAAGTCGGTTTCTCATGGAGCGCTTATTGAAGCAGGTGCTACGCCTGTATATTTAGAAACAGCTCGTAATCCGTTCGGGTCTATTGGTGGGATTATAAGTCATTGTTTTACGGAAGAACACATTCGCAAAATTATTGCAGAAAGGGATCCTGTTAAGGCACAAGAAAAGAGACCTGTTCGTTTAGCCGTTATTCAGCTCGGGACTTATGATGGATGTATCTACAGTGCACGTCAGGTTATTGATAAAATTGGACATCTCTGTGATTATATCTTATTTGACTCTGCATGGGTCGGTTATGAACAATTTATTCCAATGATGAAAGACTGTAGTCCTTTATTATTGGAATTAGGGCCGGAAGATCCCGGAATTTTTGTAACACAATCTGTACATAAGCAGTTGCTAGGATTCTCTATGACATCTCAAGTTCACAAAAAAGATAGTCATATTAAGGGGCAAGATAGATATGTGCCACATAAGAGAGTAAATAATTGTTATATGATGCACACCTCTACATCTCCTTTCTATCCGTTGTTTGCAGCATTAGATGTAAATGCCAGAGTACAGGAAGGGGAAGCGGGAAAACTTTTATGGGCAAATGCGATGAAGGTTGCTGTAGAAGCACGTAAATCTATCTTAAAGAATTGTCATTATTTAAGACCTCTTGTACCACCTATGGTTCATGGCAAGAAGTGGGAAGAGGGCGATACCGATAAGATGATTAACGATATGGCATATTGGACTTTTGAACCGGGTGCTAAGTGGCATGGTTTCGAGGGGTATAGTGAAGGGCAATATTTTGTTGATCCGTGTAAGATTCAATTTGTAACCGGTGGTATTGATATTGAAACCGGAGAATATGAGAATTTTGGTATACCCGCAAACGTATTAATGACTTATTTACGTGCTAACCAAATTATTCCGGAAAAGTGTGATTTGAATGATATTTTATTCTTAGTAACCCCTGCAGACACTAAAGCAAAGATGGATGATTTGATTGCAAAATTAATTCGTTTTGAACAATTAATTGATGAAGATCGTCCGATGTCAGAAGTATTACCTGCTGTTTACTATGCAAATGAACAGAAATATAGAGGGTATACCATGCGTAGACTTTGCCGAGAAATGCATGAGTTCTACAAGAATAGAAAAGTGAATGTACTACAAAGACGCATGTTCCTTCGCAACTATTTACCTGCATATGCAATGCTTCCACAAGATGCAAATTATGAATTTATTCGTGGGCATGGAGAATTAGTTCGTCTTAGCGAAATTACAGGACGTATCGCTTTAGAAGGGGCACTTCCTTATCCTCCGGGGGTTCTTTGTGTACAGCCTGGAGAAAGATGGTCAGAAACAGTTACACAATATTTCTTGGCATTAGAAGAAGGTATTAATCAGTTACCGGGATTTACACCTGAAATCCAAGGGGTATATTTCCAGGATGAAGCAGATGGTAGCCGTAGAGCTTATGGTTATGTGCTTAAAAAGGAATACGAGAAATAA
- the potE gene encoding putrescine-ornithine antiporter — MNENHKMNVWQLTILTAVNMMGSGIIMLPSNLAEFGGISIVSWLVTAVGSMCLAYAFSKCGMFSKKSGGMTGYAEYSFGKAGNFLCNYVYSVSILVSNVAIAISAVGYGCTFFGIELTPIMTCVYTIFVIWLTTVFNFWGPEITGRISGVTVWGVLIPIFTISTVGWFFFSGDMYVSNWNIHDLPFSEAALNSITMTLWAFLGLESACVNADAVENPEKSVPFAVMGGTLGCAVVYILSTNVMFGILPAAEISASSAPFGLAFATMFGPIIGKTVMGLMCVSCLGSLFGWQFTGANMYKGAAEFGFYPKIFAKVTSKGAPVIGMIIAGSIQTGLALMTISPSLNKQFEALVNLAVILNVIPYFLCMAAMVVIMKAAGHGSPGELRLPRIAAFIGSVYTLYACWSAGMDAMTYGSLLAFFGWTLYGFVSDRFDLQNYINE; from the coding sequence ATGAATGAGAATCATAAAATGAATGTGTGGCAACTTACCATTCTAACTGCTGTTAATATGATGGGATCCGGTATTATTATGCTTCCTTCTAATTTAGCGGAGTTTGGCGGGATTTCCATTGTATCCTGGTTAGTTACCGCTGTGGGTTCTATGTGTTTAGCTTATGCTTTTTCTAAGTGTGGAATGTTTAGCAAAAAAAGTGGTGGCATGACGGGATATGCAGAATACTCTTTTGGGAAAGCCGGTAATTTTTTATGTAATTATGTGTACAGTGTGTCCATTTTAGTTTCTAATGTAGCAATTGCTATTTCAGCAGTAGGATATGGCTGTACCTTTTTTGGTATCGAGCTTACTCCTATTATGACTTGTGTGTATACTATTTTTGTGATTTGGTTAACGACAGTTTTTAATTTCTGGGGACCTGAAATTACCGGTAGAATTAGTGGAGTAACGGTTTGGGGAGTGTTGATTCCTATATTTACTATTTCTACAGTAGGATGGTTTTTCTTCTCCGGGGATATGTACGTCTCTAATTGGAATATACATGATTTACCTTTTAGTGAAGCTGCACTTAATTCCATTACTATGACATTATGGGCTTTCTTAGGACTCGAGTCGGCTTGCGTTAATGCAGATGCTGTAGAAAATCCTGAGAAGAGTGTTCCTTTTGCTGTTATGGGGGGAACCTTAGGTTGTGCAGTAGTGTATATTCTTTCTACTAATGTTATGTTTGGGATACTTCCTGCAGCAGAAATATCTGCTAGTTCGGCTCCTTTCGGGCTTGCATTTGCAACTATGTTTGGACCGATAATTGGAAAAACAGTTATGGGGCTTATGTGTGTGTCTTGTTTGGGGTCTTTGTTTGGTTGGCAATTTACTGGTGCGAATATGTACAAGGGGGCAGCTGAATTTGGTTTTTATCCAAAGATTTTTGCGAAAGTAACGTCTAAAGGCGCTCCTGTCATAGGAATGATTATTGCAGGCAGTATTCAAACAGGGCTCGCTTTAATGACTATCAGTCCTTCTCTTAATAAGCAGTTTGAAGCACTCGTTAACTTAGCTGTTATTTTAAATGTAATTCCATATTTCTTATGTATGGCTGCTATGGTGGTTATTATGAAAGCAGCCGGACATGGAAGTCCTGGAGAACTAAGATTACCTAGAATCGCTGCATTTATAGGTTCTGTATATACATTGTATGCATGTTGGTCGGCCGGTATGGATGCGATGACATATGGTTCCTTGTTGGCTTTCTTCGGATGGACATTATATGGATTTGTTTCCGATCGCTTTGATCTACAGAATTATATAAATGAATAA